One Pseudorasbora parva isolate DD20220531a chromosome 4, ASM2467924v1, whole genome shotgun sequence genomic region harbors:
- the zgc:64002 gene encoding nicotinamide N-methyltransferase, with product MSECMNFTEGEFYQRHFDSRAYVKNFYSCPRGHSDEKDFLTFVLRCLSRVFSTGEHKGQRLIDVGSGPTIHSVLSACEHYDEIVLSDFADNNRKEIEKWLKNQEGCLDWKPILKHVCELDGKSPSDLEASLKQRVKKVLKCDVRLENPFYPHTLEPADCIITSLCLEAACKDIQTYRRALHGLTKLLRPGGLLVMVGVLGETFYKVDGQPFSCLRLSQYDIEEALRGLGLSVHEFNILPAEDQNNTVSDFEAVFFLVGRKPLV from the exons ATGAGTGAATGCATGAACTTCACTGAGGGAGAGTTCTATCAGAGGCATTTTGACTCGCGTGCTTATGTTAAGAATTTCTATTCCTGCCCTCGCGGTCACTCTGACGAGAAGGATTTCCTTACTTTCGTTTTAAGATGTCTTAGCCGAGTTTTCTCAACGG GAGAACATAAAGGTCAGAGGCTGATTGATGTGGGCAGCGGACCAACTATACACAGCGTCTTAAGTGCATGCGAACATTATGACGAGATTGTGCTGTCTGATTTCGCCGATAACAATCGTAAAGAAATTGAAAAATGGTTGAAAAATCAAGAAGGCTGTTTAGATTGGAAACCTATTTTGAAGCACGTTTGTGAACTGGATGGAAAAAG CCCGTCTGATTTGGAGGCTTCGCTGAAGCAACGAGTCAAAAAAGTGTTAAAATGCGATGTCCGTTTAGAGAATCCATTCTATCCGCACACATTGGAACCAGCTGACTGCATCATTACATCTCTGTGCCTGGAAGCAGCGTGTAAAGACATTCAGACATACCGTCGTGCTTTACATGGGCTGACCAAGCTCCTGCGTCCTGGTGGACTTTTGGTCATGGTAGGTGTTCTGGGTGAGACATTCTACAAGGTGGATGGGCAGCCCTTTTCTTGTCTTAGATTGAGTCAGTATGATATTGAGGAAGCGCTCAGAGGTTTAGGCCTCTCTGTCCACGAGTTTAATATACTGCCTGCAGAAGACCAAAACAACACTGTGTCTGACTTTGaggcagttttttttcttgtagGGAGAAAACCTTTGGTCTAA